In the Pararge aegeria chromosome 16, ilParAegt1.1, whole genome shotgun sequence genome, TTTCATGGACTATACAACGAACTGTACTAAATCCCATTCGGTAATTGAATGCTAAAGTTTTGAAACTGACTCCTGTGATTAAAAACctgaaaagaaacattatatttttaaatatagcttaggtaggtacctattaatcTATTGCCACTTGGAAAACCTGCGTGAAAACCCCTCACTAACAAACCAttcatttatatgtttattatattattttcagctCAAGAATGCCTCAAGATGTGGACGAACATCAGAAACAACTATCGAAAAGCGATAAAAAATAGAACAAGCAAAAGTGGTGATTCTGCAAAGCCACAAAGGCCAATAAAACACGAAAGAGAACTCCAATTCTTAActacatttttacaaaatagaGCACAGGTATCTAATTTAGATTCGTCTTCCGAGGACACACAAGATTCTTTCTTGGATTCTCTTCAATCACGGCCACAATCACAAATGTCACATTCAGATTCACAAAACTCGCGTCCTCGATCACAAAACATAACCACAGCtgagatattaaaaaattatatagattcTAAAAATAACGAAGATGAACAtcctatagatatattttttaaatcaatgtctGCTACAGTAAAATCTTTACCGAAAAAGTTGCAACTTCAAGTGAAAAGAGATGTATTGCTTATTGTTAATAAGGCAGAAATCGAATATTCAGAAATGTTAGAAGCACCACAGCATATTGAAACAACAAGATCTATTAATGAACCA is a window encoding:
- the LOC120630375 gene encoding uncharacterized protein LOC120630375 — encoded protein: MAEEKLINLVRLHECLYNIKSRHYSDQHMKNNAWEQIAKEFNKTPQECLKMWTNIRNNYRKAIKNRTSKSGDSAKPQRPIKHERELQFLTTFLQNRAQVSNLDSSSEDTQDSFLDSLQSRPQSQMSHSDSQNSRPRSQNITTAEILKNYIDSKNNEDEHPIDIFFKSMSATVKSLPKKLQLQVKRDVLLIVNKAEIEYSEMLEAPQHIETTRSINEPSTSKQKPPVNQSNYTMDDFSYYTPQATSVNNEDNIHSTLKYTPTPIPRCQDQNIEISDYQNIETNDYQNL